One genomic window of Peromyscus maniculatus bairdii isolate BWxNUB_F1_BW_parent chromosome 2, HU_Pman_BW_mat_3.1, whole genome shotgun sequence includes the following:
- the LOC121827157 gene encoding uncharacterized protein LOC121827157 — protein sequence MGWEGGDPRRGTPGARTGAARPLHAAGAPSPRARSILRPARSRAAPASADLEAQPAAGSRRGHAGPSVSAAGRGGHAPATADVPRADSPVPPGPRGGSPRPRPRAHPAGPPPAVAAHARPPPPRPDGPSRPGSGGRGYEPGTGEHPPPSASGGGRTPPCASSPQHRAAPRSAAARPRPAHSAPLPRPAATPPRPRVRSCASRLPIGWAMAIGRGPASEAPARGAGAEEGALPASFVTSRGSDNPFHLARPAYWLHACARSRGHALLLVQGRLMDKEDEGGLE from the exons ATgggctgggagggaggaga CCCTAGGCGGGGGACTCCGGGAGCGCGGACAGGCGCGGCGCGGCCGCTCCATGCCGCCGGCGCGCCGAGCCCCCGGGCGCGCAGCATCCTCCGGCCCGCCCGGTCCCGCGCGGCGCCCGCTTCCGCAGACCTCGAGGCGCAGCCCGCCGCGGGCAGCCGGCGCGGCCACGCGGGCCCGAGCGTGTCAGCGGCCGGCCGAGGCGGACACGCCCCGGCCACGGCGGACGTCCCACGCGCTGACAGCCCGGTACCGCCCGGGCCCCGCGGCGGCTCGCCCCGACCGAGGCCCCGCGCGCACCCGGCCGGCCCTCCGCCCGCGGTCGCTGCCCACGCGCGCCCTCCACCTCCCCGCCCTGACGGCCCCTCACGACCCGGCAGCGGTGGACGAGGATACGAACCGGGCACCGGAGAGCACCCGCCGCCGTCTGCCTCGGGTGGCGGCCGCACCCCTCCGTGCGCGTCCTCCCCTCAGCACCGCGCAGCTCCCCGGAGCGCGGCAGCTCGGCCCAGGCCGGCCCACTCCGCGCCCCTGCCTCGCCCGGCcgccaccccgccccgcccccgcgtGCGCTCGTGCGCTTCCCGCCTTCCCATTGGCTGGGCGATGGCGATTGGGCGGGGCCCGGCGAGCGAGGCCCCGGCCAGAGGGGCGGGGGCGGAAGAGGGCGCGCTCCCCGCCAGTTTTGTGACGTCACGGGGGTCAGACAATCCCTTCCATTTGGCACGGCCTGCCTATTGGCTCCACGCGTGCGCGCGCTCCCGTGGCCACGCCCTGTTGCTGGTGCAG GGGAGGCTTATGGACAAAGAAGATGAAGGTGGATTAGAATAG